CTTCTACAGAGGTCTGTTCAGGCCTTCTAGAGGTCATTAAAAACCTCTTCGTGGGCACACTTTCCAGTTATGAGGCTGCACTTGAACCTTTCAACCCTGACAAAGACGAGAAAGACTGGGGGATCCAGACGAAGATGCTGGTGGACACCCTGCCCCAGAAGGCCAAGGACAGCATGTTAAAGTTCATGGTACCCAGCACCCTCCGCGCCCACTGCCCAGCAGTGGATTCCCCAGGTCCCGTAGCTGCAGCATCAGCCCACTTTGGGGAGTGGGTGCAGTGTCCATGT
This Camelus ferus isolate YT-003-E chromosome 10, BCGSAC_Cfer_1.0, whole genome shotgun sequence DNA region includes the following protein-coding sequences:
- the SCGB1A1 gene encoding uteroglobin, whose translation is MKLTVTLALVILTLFCSPASTEVCSGLLEVIKNLFVGTLSSYEAALEPFNPDKDEKDWGIQTKMLVDTLPQKAKDSMLKFMDKIIKSPQCA